The following proteins are encoded in a genomic region of Corallococcus silvisoli:
- a CDS encoding isochorismate synthase, whose protein sequence is MTPLSPAEGLRWVAGMMPLAGVDPLAGAGSLGVPSVYWERPVAREAVAGWGEAGVLEAHVASELPTVLGALGHEVVRWLDGAEPRLPGPWFGGMRFSPTAPVEEAWRSHGLARWTLPEVLVWRDGSALAVAVFAKEGPGAEDVVRSRLERVRASFPQAYRHAAGGPVALSTASSRQDFEALVDRAVAAIGAGQLHKVVLARAMEAEGPEPFNVVDVLARLREQNPRCATFFFGAPDGTAFLGATPETLCRVDGRVLETEALAGSAAPGGAEALDASDKDRREHEAVVHYILHALAPVAASVSADAQPSVLALKNVVHLRTGIRAQLAEGVDTAKVVTALHPTPAVGGTPRERALSFLVEHEALDRGWYAGPVGWVGPGRAHLVVALRSALVRGARARLFVGAGIVAGSSAESEWRETEMKSLAMLRALGGGDVVRR, encoded by the coding sequence ATGACGCCGCTCAGTCCCGCTGAGGGCCTGCGTTGGGTCGCCGGGATGATGCCCCTGGCCGGCGTGGATCCGCTGGCGGGCGCGGGCAGCCTGGGCGTTCCCTCCGTGTACTGGGAGCGGCCGGTGGCGCGCGAGGCGGTCGCGGGGTGGGGGGAGGCGGGAGTCCTGGAGGCGCACGTCGCTTCGGAGCTGCCCACGGTGTTGGGCGCGCTGGGACACGAGGTCGTGCGCTGGTTGGACGGCGCGGAGCCCCGGTTGCCGGGCCCCTGGTTCGGGGGCATGCGCTTCAGCCCGACGGCGCCCGTGGAGGAGGCGTGGCGTTCACACGGCCTCGCGCGCTGGACGCTGCCGGAGGTGCTGGTGTGGCGCGACGGCTCCGCGCTCGCGGTGGCGGTCTTCGCGAAGGAGGGGCCGGGCGCGGAGGACGTGGTGCGCTCGCGGCTGGAGCGCGTCCGGGCGTCCTTTCCGCAAGCGTACCGTCACGCGGCGGGCGGTCCGGTGGCGCTGAGCACGGCGTCCTCGCGGCAGGACTTCGAGGCGCTGGTGGACCGGGCGGTGGCGGCCATTGGCGCGGGCCAGCTGCACAAGGTGGTGTTGGCGCGGGCGATGGAAGCGGAGGGGCCGGAGCCCTTCAACGTGGTGGACGTGCTGGCGCGCCTGCGTGAACAGAACCCGCGGTGCGCGACGTTCTTCTTCGGCGCCCCGGATGGGACGGCGTTCCTGGGCGCGACGCCGGAGACGCTGTGCCGGGTGGACGGGCGGGTGCTGGAGACGGAGGCGCTCGCGGGGTCCGCCGCGCCGGGTGGCGCGGAGGCGCTGGACGCCAGCGACAAGGACCGGCGCGAGCATGAGGCGGTGGTGCACTACATCCTCCACGCGCTGGCGCCGGTGGCGGCGAGCGTCTCCGCGGACGCGCAGCCGTCGGTGCTCGCGCTGAAGAACGTGGTGCACCTGCGCACGGGCATTCGCGCGCAGCTGGCGGAGGGCGTGGACACCGCGAAGGTCGTCACCGCGCTGCACCCCACGCCGGCGGTGGGGGGCACGCCGCGCGAGCGCGCGCTGTCGTTCCTGGTGGAACATGAGGCCCTGGATCGGGGCTGGTACGCGGGGCCGGTGGGCTGGGTGGGCCCCGGCCGTGCGCACCTGGTGGTGGCGTTGCGCTCGGCGCTGGTGCGTGGCGCGAG
- the aroF gene encoding 3-deoxy-7-phosphoheptulonate synthase, with product MGGQQPDDPAGRRDPGAHRVLRAARPGGTRVKVGGVEVGGPGFVVMAGPCAVEGAEQLDLAARAVAQAGAHLLRGGVFKPRTSPYAFQGMGEPGLKLLVDAGRRHGLPIISEVMEAEQLPLMAEHVDILQVGARNMQNFGLLRALGRVRKPVLLKRGLSATVQEWLNAAEYILAGGNEQVLLCERGIRTFETAMRNTLDLAAVAWAKERTHLPVIVDPSHATGIPSLIAPMSLAAAAAGADGLLIEVHPRPEQALCDGQQAMSPGDFATLMQRLPGVLAAVDRHLYTPAGPAQIAGAR from the coding sequence GTGGGAGGCCAGCAACCAGACGACCCAGCCGGCCGGCGAGACCCGGGTGCACACCGCGTGCTGCGCGCGGCGCGTCCCGGCGGCACACGGGTGAAGGTGGGGGGCGTGGAGGTGGGAGGGCCCGGCTTCGTGGTGATGGCGGGGCCGTGCGCGGTGGAGGGCGCGGAGCAGTTGGATTTGGCGGCGCGCGCGGTGGCGCAAGCGGGCGCCCACCTGCTGCGCGGGGGCGTGTTCAAGCCCCGCACCAGCCCCTACGCGTTCCAGGGCATGGGTGAGCCGGGGTTGAAGCTGTTGGTGGACGCGGGCCGGCGTCACGGCCTGCCCATCATCAGTGAGGTGATGGAGGCGGAGCAACTGCCCCTGATGGCCGAGCACGTGGACATCCTCCAGGTGGGCGCGCGCAACATGCAGAACTTCGGGCTGCTGCGCGCGCTGGGCCGCGTGCGCAAGCCGGTGCTGCTCAAGCGCGGGCTGTCCGCCACGGTGCAGGAGTGGCTCAACGCCGCCGAGTACATCCTGGCGGGGGGCAACGAGCAGGTGCTGCTGTGCGAGCGCGGCATCCGCACCTTCGAGACGGCGATGCGCAACACGCTGGACCTGGCCGCGGTGGCGTGGGCGAAGGAGCGCACGCACCTGCCGGTCATCGTGGATCCGTCGCATGCGACGGGCATCCCGTCGCTTATCGCTCCCATGTCGCTGGCGGCGGCCGCCGCGGGGGCGGATGGACTGTTGATTGAAGTCCATCCCCGGCCGGAGCAGGCGCTGTGCGATGGTCAGCAGGCGATGTCGCCTGGGGACTTCGCTACGTTGATGCAGCGGTTGCCGGGCGTGCTCGCCGCGGTGGACCGTCACCTCTACACGCCGGCGGGTCCGGCACAGATCGCGGGGGCGCGATGA
- the ubiE gene encoding bifunctional demethylmenaquinone methyltransferase/2-methoxy-6-polyprenyl-1,4-benzoquinol methylase UbiE, producing MSTEVRQMFSSIATRYDVTNEVLSFGVHRLWRRTAVKLSGAKEGSEVLDCATGTGDLALSFKRKVGSTGRVVGTDFCPEMLQSAPAKAAKAGLAVEFQVQDAMALTLPDNSFDVASISFGIRNVDDPVKCLQEMARVVRPGGRVVVLEFGQPTGPYGALFRFYSKTVMPAIGGLLTGNRAAYQYLPRTAAAFPAGERFLSLMDQAGAYSERAAHPLLFGTAYVYVGTVR from the coding sequence ATGAGCACCGAAGTCCGTCAGATGTTCTCCTCCATCGCCACGCGCTACGACGTGACGAACGAAGTCCTCTCCTTCGGCGTGCACCGGCTGTGGCGGCGCACCGCGGTGAAGCTCAGCGGCGCGAAGGAGGGCAGCGAGGTGCTCGACTGCGCGACCGGGACGGGCGACCTGGCGCTGTCGTTCAAGCGCAAGGTGGGCTCCACGGGCCGCGTGGTGGGCACGGACTTCTGCCCGGAGATGCTCCAGAGCGCGCCGGCCAAGGCGGCCAAGGCGGGCCTGGCGGTGGAGTTCCAGGTGCAGGACGCCATGGCGCTCACGCTCCCGGACAACAGCTTCGACGTGGCCTCCATCTCCTTCGGCATCCGCAACGTGGATGATCCGGTGAAGTGCCTCCAGGAGATGGCGCGCGTGGTGCGCCCCGGGGGCCGCGTGGTGGTGCTGGAGTTCGGCCAGCCCACGGGGCCGTACGGTGCGCTCTTCCGGTTCTACAGCAAGACCGTGATGCCGGCGATCGGCGGCCTGCTGACGGGCAACCGGGCCGCGTACCAGTACCTGCCTCGCACCGCCGCGGCCTTCCCCGCGGGCGAGCGCTTCCTCTCCCTGATGGACCAGGCCGGCGCCTACTCCGAGCGCGCCGCCCACCCCCTGCTGTTTGGAACCGCCTACGTCTATGTCGGCACCGTCCGTTGA
- a CDS encoding shikimate kinase: MVLAGHRAAGKTRLLPLVSRLLERPGLDLDAELERRHGRPLRTWVADSPSTFRAAERETLGLLPPGSVVSVGGGFLSHHPEALAGHFTLVVPVTFDTYRERLLADVTRPRLRAEVSLEEELHLLFHEREALHARVPTISLADFLRGCLAQETS; this comes from the coding sequence GTGGTGCTCGCCGGGCACCGCGCCGCCGGCAAGACGCGCCTGCTGCCGCTCGTCTCGCGCCTGCTCGAGCGCCCCGGGCTGGACCTGGACGCGGAGCTGGAGCGCCGGCACGGGCGCCCGCTCCGCACCTGGGTCGCGGACTCCCCCTCCACCTTCCGCGCCGCCGAGCGCGAGACGCTGGGCCTGCTGCCGCCCGGAAGCGTGGTGTCGGTGGGCGGCGGCTTCCTGTCGCACCACCCGGAGGCGCTCGCGGGGCACTTCACGCTCGTCGTCCCCGTCACCTTCGACACCTATCGCGAGCGCCTGCTGGCGGACGTCACGCGCCCCCGGCTGCGCGCGGAGGTGTCGCTGGAGGAGGAGCTTCACCTGCTCTTCCATGAGCGCGAAGCCCTCCATGCCCGCGTCCCCACCATCTCCCTGGCGGACTTCCTCCGGGGCTGCCTTGCCCAGGAGACCTCCTGA
- a CDS encoding shikimate dehydrogenase, which translates to MATRRIITLPPTLTGAEAVAFARDGLRRGADVIEARTDLHAPGDIDAEALARVMPLLVSERGKPLPAAWIQAAWRVDRDVERAQDMDAPPGRLLASHHAEGPLPTEEALRRWSRPIPADALVKHVEPMDGPAHLDVLLETQRQLARRFGAERVTVLGMGPTAIPARAVLSRHNGLEYVAMGGPWTAAPGQRLLDDVVREHRKAKDAQAPRLGILGTSIAHSRSPRIHRQPFDRIDLAEDAPVEAVVDALLPHYAGFAVTSPFKMRLARHTGAALEAINTLVRRGSRWEAFNTDTEGARAVLQRLGSRDVSVLGDGGSTQALRLVAAEEGLALRVVRRAEVQAPLTGDQVWTWPDRVAPPENLRFQGARVAVIAYGAPGRRVAAEIVRRGGTPLLLGAAWFVAQARRQRQLWETAT; encoded by the coding sequence ATGGCCACCCGGCGCATCATCACCCTGCCCCCCACCCTCACCGGCGCGGAGGCCGTGGCCTTCGCCCGCGACGGGCTGCGCCGGGGCGCGGACGTCATCGAGGCGCGGACCGACCTGCACGCGCCCGGCGACATCGACGCGGAGGCGCTCGCCCGCGTGATGCCCCTGCTGGTCTCCGAGCGTGGCAAGCCCCTGCCCGCCGCATGGATCCAGGCCGCGTGGCGCGTGGACCGCGACGTGGAGCGCGCGCAGGACATGGACGCGCCGCCGGGCAGGCTGCTCGCGTCGCACCACGCGGAGGGGCCGCTCCCGACGGAGGAGGCGCTGCGGCGCTGGTCCCGCCCGATTCCGGCGGACGCGTTGGTGAAGCACGTGGAGCCCATGGACGGGCCGGCGCACCTGGACGTGCTGCTGGAGACGCAGCGCCAGCTGGCACGGCGCTTCGGCGCGGAGCGCGTCACCGTGCTGGGCATGGGGCCCACGGCCATCCCGGCGCGCGCGGTGCTGTCCCGCCACAACGGCCTGGAGTACGTGGCCATGGGCGGCCCGTGGACGGCGGCGCCGGGCCAGCGTCTGCTGGACGACGTGGTGCGTGAGCACCGCAAGGCGAAGGACGCCCAGGCCCCCCGCCTGGGCATCCTGGGCACGTCCATCGCCCACTCGCGCTCGCCGCGGATCCACCGTCAGCCGTTCGACCGCATCGACCTCGCGGAGGACGCGCCGGTGGAGGCGGTGGTGGACGCGCTGCTGCCCCACTACGCGGGCTTCGCCGTCACCAGCCCGTTCAAGATGCGGCTCGCGCGGCACACCGGCGCGGCGCTGGAGGCCATCAACACCCTGGTGCGCCGGGGCTCGCGGTGGGAGGCCTTCAATACCGACACCGAGGGGGCCCGCGCGGTGCTCCAGCGCCTGGGCTCCCGGGACGTGTCGGTGCTGGGGGATGGCGGCTCCACGCAGGCGCTGCGGCTGGTGGCCGCCGAGGAGGGGCTCGCCCTGCGCGTCGTGCGCCGGGCCGAGGTCCAGGCCCCCCTCACCGGGGACCAGGTGTGGACATGGCCGGACCGGGTGGCACCCCCTGAAAACCTGCGATTCCAGGGGGCACGCGTGGCGGTGATCGCATACGGTGCGCCCGGCCGGCGCGTCGCCGCGGAGATCGTTCGCCGCGGGGGCACCCCTCTCCTGCTCGGTGCGGCGTGGTTCGTCGCCCAGGCCCGGCGGCAGCGACAACTCTGGGAAACGGCGACATGA
- the aroC gene encoding chorismate synthase, whose product MNTFGTLFRLTTFGESHGPALGSVIDGCPAGVPLTRDMLQAALDRRRPGQSALVTARNEPDTVEILSGVFQDKTLGTPIAAIVRNTNQRSQDYNQLQTVDRPGHADAVWRERYKHRDHRGGGRTSGRETLCRVIGGTIAEAYLARDLPTLSTVAYVSQVGELVASVPPPGLTRALVDAHATRCPDPAVRDEMSRRILAAKEAGDSLGGAIDVRVEGLPVGLGEPIFGKLKALIAQALGSIGAVTGVVWGPPDLLQRIGQPGSAFHAVKDAYGGIQGGLANGEPMQVRAFFKPPATLADHAKGGRHDPCIMPRAVPVLEAMVSLVIADLVQQLNARPHSA is encoded by the coding sequence ATGAATACTTTTGGCACCCTCTTCCGGCTGACGACCTTTGGCGAGAGCCACGGCCCCGCGCTGGGGTCCGTCATCGACGGCTGCCCCGCGGGCGTTCCGCTCACGCGGGACATGCTCCAGGCGGCGCTGGACCGCCGGCGGCCCGGACAGTCCGCCCTGGTGACGGCGCGCAACGAGCCGGACACCGTCGAGATCCTCTCCGGCGTCTTCCAGGACAAGACGCTGGGCACGCCCATCGCGGCCATCGTGCGCAACACGAACCAGCGCTCACAGGACTACAACCAGTTGCAGACGGTGGACCGGCCCGGCCACGCCGACGCCGTGTGGCGCGAGCGCTACAAGCACCGCGACCACCGGGGTGGCGGGCGCACCAGCGGACGCGAGACGCTCTGCCGCGTCATCGGCGGCACCATCGCGGAGGCGTACCTGGCGCGCGACCTGCCCACGCTGAGCACCGTCGCCTACGTGTCCCAGGTCGGAGAGCTGGTGGCCTCCGTGCCGCCGCCGGGCCTCACCCGCGCGCTCGTGGACGCGCACGCCACGCGCTGCCCGGACCCCGCGGTGCGCGATGAGATGTCCCGGCGGATCCTCGCCGCGAAGGAGGCGGGCGACAGCCTGGGCGGCGCCATCGACGTGCGCGTGGAGGGCCTGCCCGTGGGCCTGGGCGAGCCCATCTTCGGCAAGCTCAAGGCGCTCATCGCGCAGGCGCTGGGCAGCATCGGCGCCGTCACCGGTGTCGTCTGGGGCCCGCCGGATCTGCTCCAGCGCATCGGCCAGCCCGGCAGCGCGTTCCACGCCGTGAAGGACGCGTACGGCGGCATCCAGGGCGGGCTCGCCAACGGGGAGCCCATGCAGGTGCGCGCCTTCTTCAAGCCCCCCGCGACGCTCGCGGATCACGCCAAGGGTGGCCGTCACGACCCGTGCATCATGCCCCGCGCCGTGCCGGTGCTGGAGGCCATGGTGTCGCTCGTCATCGCCGACCTCGTCCAGCAACTCAACGCCCGCCCCCACTCCGCATGA
- a CDS encoding 3-dehydroquinate synthase — protein sequence MSPLPPGSYRPPADRWGSFTKLASRLPEGSVAVVDRTVARFHPGLLPALEARKPRAIIQLVGGERAKSLASLQKVLAGGITLPRSGTLVAVGGGTVGDVATVAAHLLKRGVRLVQVPTTLLAAVDSSLGGKGAVDLTVRGRVVKNPAGVFHYADETWLCPELYATLSDAQVREGSIEAWKMVASLDASLFKRYVRTAPSLEKLVKDARGLKEGVCAKDPYEQQGLRRVLNFGHTFGHVLESLSRFKLSHGDAVGLGILWALDVGRHLGVTPEPVAHEVERALARGPGVLGRDRAAELSRRASLKDVAALLDADKKAGANGELRMVLLSAVGTAEVVDVMPKTWRALWPAWTRGARP from the coding sequence ATGAGCCCGCTTCCTCCTGGTTCCTACCGCCCCCCGGCCGACCGCTGGGGCTCCTTCACCAAGCTCGCCTCCCGCCTGCCCGAGGGCAGCGTGGCCGTGGTGGACCGCACCGTCGCGCGCTTCCACCCGGGGCTCCTCCCCGCGCTGGAGGCTCGCAAGCCGCGCGCCATCATCCAGCTGGTCGGCGGCGAGCGCGCCAAGAGCCTGGCGTCCCTCCAGAAGGTGCTCGCGGGCGGCATCACCCTGCCCCGCTCCGGCACGCTCGTCGCGGTGGGCGGTGGCACCGTGGGCGACGTCGCCACGGTGGCCGCGCACCTGCTCAAGCGCGGCGTGCGGCTGGTGCAGGTGCCCACCACGCTGCTGGCTGCTGTGGACAGCAGCCTGGGCGGCAAGGGCGCGGTGGACCTCACCGTGCGCGGCCGCGTGGTGAAGAACCCCGCCGGCGTCTTCCACTACGCGGACGAGACCTGGCTGTGCCCGGAGCTGTACGCCACGCTGTCCGACGCCCAGGTGCGCGAAGGCTCCATCGAGGCGTGGAAGATGGTCGCGTCCCTGGATGCCTCCCTCTTCAAGCGCTACGTGCGCACGGCGCCGTCGCTGGAGAAGCTGGTGAAGGACGCGCGGGGCCTGAAGGAGGGCGTCTGCGCGAAGGACCCCTACGAGCAGCAGGGCCTGCGCCGCGTGCTCAACTTCGGCCACACCTTCGGCCACGTGCTGGAGAGCCTGTCGCGCTTCAAGCTGTCGCACGGCGACGCCGTGGGCCTGGGCATCCTCTGGGCCCTGGACGTGGGCCGCCACCTGGGGGTGACCCCGGAGCCCGTGGCGCATGAAGTGGAGCGCGCGCTGGCGCGAGGCCCGGGCGTGCTCGGCCGCGACCGCGCCGCGGAGCTGTCCCGCCGCGCCTCCCTGAAGGACGTGGCCGCGCTCCTGGACGCCGACAAGAAGGCCGGCGCGAACGGCGAGCTGCGCATGGTGCTGCTCTCCGCCGTGGGCACCGCTGAAGTCGTGGATGTGATGCCGAAGACGTGGCGGGCCCTGTGGCCCGCCTGGACCCGGGGAGCCCGCCCTTGA
- a CDS encoding 3-phosphoshikimate 1-carboxyvinyltransferase — MSHASPNRLTVDPSALSASPLTPPVSKSDAQRALVLGHLTGAWPLPSVQAESDEDLPADVRVLRRGVEALRLPPGPVRDVDCADGGAPFRILVTQAAVTPGARVRFTGTPRLGERPHGPLFASLKQALGSSGLTLAEGTPWPVELHAPRDTSQAAPVFRVPGAQSSQYASSLLLGCAERSLREKRAWSVEIEGTLTSAGYMDLTVAWLRRFGFTVEQSEGRYAVTAYQPPESVPSLPGDWSSLGYLVLIAWRTGGTVERAEPQSAHPDQAILRLAAEVGLKRVPAGAPNTWRFEGDATGELRASGKECPDLLPTLAALACVLPRPTTLSDVGILRVKESDRLEGIRALVTAYGGTAELSSGPEGETLRIIPPASKPARFAMDSRGDHRLAMSAATLCVLSGVPLDLTGPECVEKSFPGFWRQLARSGIRYS; from the coding sequence TTGAGCCATGCCTCGCCGAACCGCCTCACCGTCGACCCGAGCGCCCTGAGCGCCTCACCGCTCACCCCGCCCGTGTCGAAGTCGGACGCCCAGCGAGCCCTGGTGTTGGGACACCTCACGGGCGCCTGGCCGCTGCCGTCGGTGCAGGCGGAGTCGGACGAGGACCTCCCCGCGGACGTGCGCGTGCTGCGCCGGGGCGTGGAGGCCTTGCGCCTCCCCCCGGGCCCCGTGCGCGACGTGGACTGCGCGGACGGGGGCGCCCCCTTCCGCATCCTGGTGACCCAGGCCGCGGTGACGCCCGGGGCGCGCGTGCGCTTCACCGGCACGCCCCGCCTGGGTGAGCGGCCCCACGGCCCGCTCTTCGCGTCGCTGAAGCAGGCCCTGGGCTCCTCCGGCCTGACCCTCGCCGAAGGCACCCCGTGGCCCGTGGAGCTGCACGCGCCCCGGGACACGTCACAGGCGGCGCCGGTGTTCCGGGTGCCGGGCGCGCAGAGCAGCCAGTACGCCTCCAGCCTGCTGCTGGGCTGCGCGGAGCGCTCCCTCCGCGAGAAGCGCGCGTGGAGCGTGGAGATCGAAGGCACGCTCACCAGCGCCGGCTACATGGACCTCACGGTGGCGTGGCTGCGGCGCTTCGGCTTCACCGTGGAGCAGTCCGAGGGCCGCTACGCCGTCACGGCCTATCAGCCGCCCGAATCCGTCCCATCACTGCCGGGCGATTGGTCGTCCCTGGGGTACCTGGTGCTGATCGCCTGGCGCACGGGTGGCACGGTGGAGCGAGCGGAGCCCCAGAGCGCGCACCCGGACCAGGCGATCCTCCGGCTGGCCGCCGAAGTGGGCCTGAAGCGGGTCCCCGCGGGGGCGCCGAACACCTGGCGCTTCGAGGGCGACGCGACGGGCGAGCTGCGCGCGTCCGGCAAGGAGTGCCCCGACCTGCTGCCCACGCTGGCGGCGCTCGCGTGCGTGCTGCCCCGGCCCACCACGCTGAGCGACGTGGGCATCCTGCGGGTCAAGGAGAGCGACCGGCTGGAGGGCATCCGCGCGCTGGTGACGGCCTACGGCGGCACGGCGGAGCTGTCCTCGGGGCCGGAGGGCGAGACCCTGCGCATCATCCCCCCGGCGTCGAAGCCCGCGCGCTTCGCGATGGACAGCCGGGGTGACCACCGGCTGGCGATGTCAGCGGCCACCCTATGTGTGCTGTCCGGGGTGCCTCTGGATCTGACGGGGCCGGAGTGCGTGGAGAAGAGCTTCCCCGGTTTCTGGCGGCAGCTGGCGCGCTCCGGAATTCGTTATTCCTGA
- a CDS encoding citrate synthase, whose product MPKDTLTVTDNRTGKTYEIPIENGCIRTPDLRQIKTGSDDFGLMGYDPAFLNTANCKSAITFIDGDKGILEYRGYPIEQLAEKSTFLEVAYLLLKGELPTQAELDKFTYNVTHHTLVHENIKSFMDGFRYDAHPMSMLGSTVAALSGFYPDAKNIRDERSREIQITRLIAKMPTIAAFSYRHTMGLPYVYPDNDLSYVANFLAMIKRIGTATYKVHPTLEKALDVLFILHADHEQNCSTTSVRTVGSSQVDPYSAVAAGVGALYGPLHGGANEAVLRMLREIGSKSNIPEFIKQVKGGEGEKKLMGFGHRVYKSYDPRAKVIKRVADEVFEVTGKNPLLEIALELERIALEDEYFVKRKLYPNVDFYSGLIYEAMGFQAEMFPVLFAIPRTVGWCAQWEEMVKDNEQKIARPRQVYTGSGRRDYIARDKRTGQK is encoded by the coding sequence ATGCCCAAGGACACGCTGACAGTCACCGACAATCGGACCGGGAAGACGTACGAGATCCCGATCGAGAATGGCTGTATCCGGACCCCCGACCTGCGCCAGATCAAGACCGGCAGCGATGACTTCGGTCTGATGGGTTACGACCCGGCGTTCCTGAACACGGCGAACTGCAAGAGCGCCATCACGTTCATCGACGGCGACAAGGGCATCCTGGAGTACCGCGGCTACCCCATCGAGCAGCTCGCGGAGAAGTCCACCTTCCTGGAGGTGGCCTACCTGCTCCTGAAGGGTGAGCTGCCCACGCAGGCGGAGCTCGACAAGTTCACGTACAACGTGACGCACCACACGCTGGTGCATGAGAACATCAAGTCCTTCATGGACGGGTTCCGCTACGACGCGCACCCCATGTCCATGCTGGGCTCCACGGTCGCCGCGCTCTCCGGCTTCTACCCGGACGCGAAGAACATCCGCGACGAGCGCAGCCGTGAGATCCAGATCACCCGGCTCATCGCCAAGATGCCCACCATCGCCGCGTTCTCCTACCGGCACACGATGGGCCTGCCGTACGTCTACCCGGACAACGACCTGTCCTACGTCGCCAACTTCCTGGCGATGATCAAGCGCATCGGCACCGCGACCTACAAGGTGCACCCCACGCTGGAGAAGGCGCTGGACGTGCTCTTCATCCTGCACGCGGATCACGAGCAGAACTGCTCGACCACGTCCGTGCGCACGGTGGGCTCGTCGCAGGTGGATCCGTACTCCGCGGTGGCCGCGGGCGTGGGCGCGCTCTACGGCCCGCTGCACGGCGGCGCCAACGAGGCCGTGCTGCGCATGCTCCGTGAGATCGGCAGCAAGTCGAACATCCCGGAGTTCATCAAGCAGGTGAAGGGCGGCGAGGGCGAGAAGAAGCTGATGGGCTTCGGCCACCGCGTCTACAAGTCCTACGACCCGCGCGCCAAGGTCATCAAGCGCGTGGCGGACGAGGTCTTCGAGGTGACGGGCAAGAACCCGCTGCTGGAGATCGCGCTCGAACTGGAGCGCATCGCCCTCGAGGACGAGTACTTCGTGAAGCGGAAGCTGTACCCCAACGTCGACTTCTACTCGGGCCTCATCTACGAGGCGATGGGCTTCCAGGCGGAGATGTTCCCCGTGCTGTTCGCCATCCCCCGCACGGTGGGCTGGTGCGCGCAGTGGGAGGAGATGGTGAAGGACAACGAGCAGAAGATCGCCCGTCCCCGCCAGGTCTACACGGGCTCCGGCCGCCGCGATTACATCGCGCGCGACAAGCGCACGGGCCAGAAGTAG